TGTTTTCTCTAATGATTTTATTCATCCACTTTAACTCCCTTTTGTATGTATGCTTTGAGTGTGTTTGTTcgtttatttgtttagttgtgttagtgtttagtttagttaaagGGGTCAATGGATGCTACATGAACTTTTACAAgctgtttaaactgaaatgtgtgttggcagtgtgtgtacacaaccaccatAATGATCCCCAAAAAAATcccccagtgttttttttaagtctcatTAAGTCATTtgccctttctcaaatcgagccaatctcagacgcctgtctttgtgacgtcacacagacaggcccctcctacgatagtttgattgacggcgtttcagcacagactggactgttatcttaccttagacccgccctgagtgagctgtcaacagtccaccattgtttcaccgccggagcagatgtagacaagaatgactcctaagtgaATGAGGTGCTCTGTTGTTGGATgttataatgaacatagcagtcgtcatttactcccgacatctcagctgctgaagacgcagtggattatgtttgtttttgaagggaatgtgtgcccaatctacctaaatgcatctatgttcgcgcaaatcattcctgatccagcttcaccaacagaaattGAAAAGCTAGCCATAGCGATGAAACAGACATGTGACCGGGTCGATTCTgttcaagcagctgcacgtgaggataggagAACAGTCAAGAACCTGAGaaaacagctagaacaacttaccgataaagtgacgaacatggaggataggagcaggagaaataatgTGCGACTGGTGGGGTTGCCAGAGGGGGTGGAAGGCTCCGATGCAGCCGGCTTTCTCAGAgataatctttccaagtggattcctgcactgaaaggacGTGATATTGAGTGTGCTGAGATGGCAAGACAGATCAgcgatcctgaagggtgcacgGCAGGCATACCTGGTGAAATATATGCAGGATAATGTCacgctgctgttttttcctgacttcaGTCCAGCCACGTCTGCCAGGAGAAGGAACCTCAACCCAGTCCTTAGGAGGATGACAGCACTGGGTTTGCAGCCGTTTCTCATCTATCCGGCGATAATCAAACTACGACACAATGTTGAGCAAGATGATGTTCGACTTTTCTCAGAAAGCggaggattttatcagctcactgccacagaagaagcatcttaactgcccaggagaggagtataacaaggtggacatggacacttaaggttctgctgtgatcttctatCCTGCAATCTTGTCTAGTGACTAATAACTGATGTGGATCGGTCACAtatccaaatatttttcttttttttttttcttaagcagaCCTTTATTCTTGGTAATGTACGGTCTGCTTTGGTTCTTGTTTAAAGTTGTTTGTCGTTCCTTTTTctttgctacttttattttatacaacagacattaatatcttgatttatttcatttgaattttaaaaggattgtGCATTTGGGTGGTTTGGCATATagagttactttaaggagatctcatTTTGTGTGGGATTGGATTGCGCCATCTTCTGGTCGACCATCTGTTTCCTCggtgtgtggtggaattgttgatcGCATTACAATGCCTTTTTatgtcaaatctgtttggaatcaGGAATTATCTGATCTTAATTTATCTGTCGACTTGGGAGAAAGTGTGGTCAAACCTTagtttaacctctaaaaacttggctcatcgtcttataAATTTCAAAGTTATTCACGGAGCATGTATAGTAACACAGAGTGTGTGGATGATGTCTGTTGTTGCTTTagtgttttgtgatgtttgttgtatgtataaaaataaattcaaatttgatcacaaaaaaaaggaaacagtcctccataaaatgcactgcacacatctgaatatttggtttgaactgttctggaacagtgttgtaaatacaacttaaccactgatttcaaggtgtgtcctcttttggaagaccaaacaaagtagtttcctttcacaatgaaacacacagtgtcttcacaacatggtggtggcggcagcaacaatactacaacgagaatcaaagttatgccttctttctttgcgtgaacatttgggcggtgttatgaaAATTTTCCAAAACAGTGATGTAGACACGTGGGGGCATTTGGGAGGGCGTGGactagtcttaacttttataaagaatatctttttgcgtttgagactttagtctttgcaactttagggatcttctCTATGCACGATTAGCTTGTAAAGATTGTAAAGATAAAGGGATAATTGAAGATTTGTAGtttgaatcattttaatgttttaattttatatgtttaGTTTTGATGTATGGTTGTTAGGTTAGTAGGGTATGAGAGTATGTGGTTTTAAGACAAGACATAATGTCACAATACTGGCATACTATCTTGCTACACCCTCTTGTAGGGACTTTCCTTATAACCAAGGAAATACCCATTTTATTCGGTAGTTATTAGTATGGAAACCACAATTTGTAAATCAGCCAAGactagtttttttagttttttaaagagatataaacaatttttataaACACATTCTTACACCTTTCTGGTCCATTTTGACCAGGGTATAAACTGAGGCTTCTTCTTTCTTCAAGTACTCAGATGGTTTTTCTAAATTTAACAAAGTTatgttcaaaaatacagatttttcatCCAACAGAGCagtttatataaaacaaacaacttctaattttttatataaaaacaggtAAATGTAGTAATAACATGCTCATAACACTGTGACAACAAATagcactcaatttttttttttaatgtttgcgcATTCACTTATTGATAAGTTACTGATTACATACATAGTGGTTTTGGTAGAGAAATATTATGTTATGGCTGTTTTATAAGCTTATGTTCCACTGGGTCCAAATGGCCCTGGGAATGTTATGAAAACTCTTTTGCCCTAAACATCCAGTATATTCAGATTGGCTGTTCTGGGATCTCTTCAAACAGCATTCAGGtgagatcacaaaaaaaatacttgatgCTTTAAATGCAACATATCATGCATATGATACAATAACAAGATTAGAAAATTAAAGTCTCTGAGCCGCAACAGTTTCTTTCAGGTATGTAAACCAGAGACTAACATTATGAGGCTGACCTGCACCAGTGTTTAAAAGCTTATTGCATTTgataaaaatgattcattgaagaGACCCTCTTTCAGTTTATGATGgtaatgttttatgtaatgtAAACTGGAACAGCACTAACAAGCTCTGTTCCATCTGTTGACTGTCATAATGAGATCTTCACACAGACTGGTCAACATTCACTTTATTAGAGACAATAATGTGGATAGAAAAAAAGTGGCAGTCTGTACAACTCTCTCTATGGGTCACATCAGCTGTTAGAAATGACTTCTGATGCTTCGCCTTTTGCTTCCTGTGCTgcggcttttctttttttcctgaaaaacaacAGTGAAAATGTGAAGTCATACACTAAACTAAGATCAGAAACCGCCATTATAATTAATTCAATAttgtaatacaaaacagttaaagaatataaaatgctaggtattaaaactataaattaatTATCAATGAAAACCTGGAAACAATGAGATTCTGGTCAGTTCTTTAAATTCTGTGAGGCTAAAACAAACTTGTCCAGCTATCTACACACTGGGATGAGGAACAAACCTTATTCTCTTGCCGGGCTTTTTCTCAAAAAGAATGCGTGGAGTCGTGCGAATAGTTGACCGTCTGGGTGGTTTTGCTACAAGCTGGCGTTTCAATTTGCTGTAGGGAGAAAAATTAGAGGTCTTACATTGTGACATTTGATGGCAACAATAGTCTCcagaaagcattttaaacatCTAAACATGATAGACTTTTTCTCCAAACTACAGTTATGAACAAGCAAACTATGGAATAACACCACTTACATAATATAACCGAGTAACCTCACCTTTTGATTTTCTTTAACCCGATCATGTAGTCAGGGACAGGACATCCAGCCTTCTTTATGACGGTAGCAATGCTGATCCATAACAAAAAATAAGTGAGTAGGAGCTCATGCAATTGACTCTATGTGGTTACTTTCCTGGTAttagataagccagctcagtcatttccAGTCAAGTGTAAAAACATAAACTGTGCTATAAGGGGAGTGccctttgttatttttaatttgaagaaaggttttgttTGTCTAAGAGGACCAAACGTGATTGCTATGATTGACGTGATGAAGCAACAGATGGAACAATACATCTGACGAGCCAATGTCAAAAAAAGATTCAGACACACAGTTTagagtaacaaaactacagcagcaacaaGTCTGCTGGCTGAATGCATTTAGCAAGATAAAattgaaaaagtagttttttaattaattctaaaaatattttaaaatacttaatgcattattatttaattgttataccattaataattaacttatttcatttgtagttaagtatttaaataatttaccctTCTACGATGTTGGTGTCTgggcttaattatttatttatttttgaaatgacatgagacttTGTACAGCACgatgtattgtagtaatgttgtctgtGAGCATATATGCATTCAGGGGGTGTGGCTTTGCACAATTTGCATGTTTGCTTTCAGTGCTATGAGGCTAAAGTTAGCTCCTTTAATGCCGCTATCATTATTTATGgtgttgcaattatttttttcacagtttctGACAAAAACGAGGCAGGAGAGATTTCTGTGAGTGTCTCATGGGTCTCTTCCTATACATACACCACAACATCAAATGACGCTTCACTGGAAGCTTACGAGCTGGCATATCTTAATGCAGAAGTTCTAAAAAATGCCCCGTGCATATGGTCAATTATTTGTCTCAAGGGCAGAAAATAATCCCAATGCAATTATGACTAGCTGTAAAGTGCTGGTATTACCTGCGAAGGAGAGGTTTGTCATCCTCTGTGAAGAAAGTTATTGCCTTTCCTTTGTGTCCTGCTCTTCCAGTTCGCCctatagagaaaataaaacaCCAAGCTTAGTATAATAAAAGTAGACAACATTAATTGTCCACTCTATGATGATAAGCTACAATGGACTAACCGATCCGGTGGATGTATTCCACAGCAGTGGTAGGGAAGTCATAGTTGATAACAAGGTTGATGCCCTTGAAGTCAATCCCACGGGCCAGGAGAGCAGTGCAGATCAGCACCCAGATCTTCCCCGAACGGAAGCTGCTCACAACATTGTCCCTCTaatgagagagacaaagaaagaccagttagaacactgaaaaaaattaaaaataacataatactataatataacatTCCACAAATATTACACTcttatacatactgtacacatatttatacacacacataaatacaaattcaATTCAACCCCTAGAGACTGTAATAATTTACAATTGTAAGCTTTTCTGAAGATCCGGTTTTCCTGTAACAGTTTAGTGGCATATTAAAAGTGATACTGTCAATATAACATGTTATACTTTTGagttatacaatttttttttgcaatacagcTACATCATAATTCAACATTGTTGTTTTACAGTCACTTATTTGTATGGTAGGGTGAAAGGAGAACCCTAAACGAGCATGGTGTTCATGTCGGGACACCATTCTTTACTAAGAAGGACAAAAGTCCAACTTGAATATGCTTAAAAAGAATTTGGATAGACCTGTGAAATTCTGGAACAATACTTTATTGAGTGATGTGACCAAACTGAAACTTTTTGGACCCATTAATCAGTGGTATGACTTGGCAAAAAAGCCAAAGCTTATGAGCAGAAGAACACTATCTCCATGGTCAAACTAACACTTGTTCTGGGGATGCTTTGCTGTTGCAGGAAGTGGAAATCTTGACTGTATAAAAGATATCATGGATTCTTTGAAATATCAGTCCATTTTGATAAAGATCGTGATGTTTTCGGTGAACAGACTAAAGCTCATGATTATTGGACTTTCCAACAGGACAATCATCCAAAAGCACTCATTCAAATCTACTGAAGCTTGGGATTGGTCACAGAATGAGTGGCCTGTTCCagatttaaatgtcattaaaatatttttagaatttgaaGAAAGCAAAGGCAACATGAAAAtcaaagattatcagtgatctggaagctttttTTTAACTGATGAATGGGCCAAAACTCCAGTAGTGAGGTCTCAGAAGCTTGTACGCACTTTGAGTTAACGTTCTTTGGAGGttataaacaatacaatattcTCTACAAAACTCTGCTTATGGggtttgaataattttgaatgtTTAGAGCCAATTAGATTTTTAGCAACTTTACATCCTCAAAACTTGAATGaacttgaatgaatgattaatgGTGTTATGTTAACAATGATCTGGTTCTTTTATTAACCTGCTGTTGTGTGCGATCCGCATGGATCACATCCACGTTTATTCCCTCATACACCAGCTCATGGAACAGCTCTCGGGCACGGTCGATGGACTGAACAAACACCAACACGGGTGGCAGAAATCCCTGAAAGGAAATGACCGTTTCAGTGCTAAAAACAAACTTCTCCTTATGAGGCATCTGAATAATGAAATcctggatttttcttttttgccattaagaaattatattttgtcatCAGAATGACTGTGAGGACTTCACTGACCTGCTTTATAAGGTTTCTCATAGCAAGTAGCTTTCCATTTTCTGAACCCACAAACAGAAGCTGCTGCTCCACAGTCTCAGCTGCAGAGTTCCTGAAGAAGAAGACAGTCaggtaaatttattttaatttcaattaaaaaatatttaatttaaaaagtaattaaaatttaagctaaatttataaaacttaattaatttaGAGATGTATGCTATCCTATTGCTGTTTTTACAAGCAATAATTTTATGCTACAAATTAAGAAGTAATCTTCAGCTCGTTCACATGAAAAGAGTGTTTCCATACCTGGGTCCAATGTTGACACAGACGAGGTTGTCTAGGTTCAGTTTACACCATTGCTCTACATCTGTGGCAAAGGTTGCACTGAAGAGAACCCGGCGGATTTTTGGAGAAGTACAGGCCAAGAAGATAGTAGCAAGCTGCTCTCTGAAACCTGTCTTTCCTTCCTCAAAGAGCTTATCAGATTCATCCACCACCAGCCACTCCACActacagacagtaaagacatatttaCACTGGAGCCACAAGCTACCGATTTCTTGTGTATGATGGTGAACATATTCTTGAAGCTCTATTATAATAAATCTACACATAATTATTAATACGAGAAATTTTCAGATTTGAGATTTTACAAAACTTTTGCAAATCACTCACCTGCTTAAGTTGATAGCAGGAGGGTCTTGATTTAGTAAATATATCAATCTGTTAGGAGTCGTCACCAATATATCTGGAAAACAAAAGTGTTAAGACAGTGAAtcacttccttcctttttttAATTCCACAATTCTTGCAAACACACAttagcaacaaaataaaactaaacatttcagGATCTCAAAGCAACTTCCGTACTTGTTATTTTCAGTCCACCTTTgcattaactgtatttttaatctttttaaaacaactgatttctatttgaatatattttaaaatgccataatattttaaaaaattttcctgtgatggcaatacTGATTATATgctgttttcaggattctttgatgaacgaAATGTTCAtaagaaaacaatttatttgaaatagaattttttgcaacattataaatctacttactgtcatttttgatcaatttaatgcatccttactgaatcaaatttatcatttatttaaaaaaaaaaaaaaatcttaaaacgtGTGTTTATGCACAaatatacataacatacacaCCAAATTTCTTTGCTGTCTTTGgtactgaatt
This window of the Cyprinus carpio isolate SPL01 chromosome A21, ASM1834038v1, whole genome shotgun sequence genome carries:
- the LOC109109623 gene encoding probable ATP-dependent RNA helicase DDX52, producing MDAFDLFRKLGSGAKFDLKRFAKDAERFKVVKSQSKDSSNQLAGVSFFGKENTSLESRLSEDDGEEEKEVSDEEQASGKRKLTKVDEPVKTALKKKKGAKTKSEDAEPEKSEGEGIQWMSSQDKVKDPKKESKDTPSLKRLKQLHQEKVNRIRHQNRINVHGTDIPDPVSTFEELQKEYDLDPRIIQNIKEAGFQTPTPIQMQAVPLMMHKREILASAPTGSGKTMAFCLPLLAHLRQPLNKGFRALIISPTRELATQVNFSPPQANYGCRPHQIIDHTTNIKDYKQRKKNRQKNNSVPKTAKKFDILVTTPNRLIYLLNQDPPAINLSSVEWLVVDESDKLFEEGKTGFREQLATIFLACTSPKIRRVLFSATFATDVEQWCKLNLDNLVCVNIGPRNSAAETVEQQLLFVGSENGKLLAMRNLIKQGFLPPVLVFVQSIDRARELFHELVYEGINVDVIHADRTQQQRDNVVSSFRSGKIWVLICTALLARGIDFKGINLVINYDFPTTAVEYIHRIGRTGRAGHKGKAITFFTEDDKPLLRSIATVIKKAGCPVPDYMIGLKKIKSKLKRQLVAKPPRRSTIRTTPRILFEKKPGKRIRKKRKAAAQEAKGEASEVISNS